The region TTGAGCCGTTTGCACTCCCAGGGAACACGGCGACGCAGTCGAGCGTGTCGAACAGTGCGGTCTCGAGTACGTCCTGCACGCCGGTCCCGTCGAACGCCTCCATGAACTTCCGTATCTGTTCGAGTCCCCGCTCCTGCTCTCCGCTGATGTCGCCGACGATATCGAACGCCGCCTCGCCCGGCGTGTAGTCGACGACGCCGGCTTCTGCGGCCGTCTTCAGCGACTTCTCAGCGTGCGCACTCACCGAGACGAAATCAAGGTGGTCGTAGCGCTCCTCGGACGTTATCTCCTCCCAGTTCGTCTGGGCCGCGGGGGTGTCCATCTTGTTCGCCGCGATAACCACGGGCTTAGTTCGCTTGCGAATTTCGCGAGCCAGTTCCTCGCGTTCGTCGTCGTCCCACTCCTCTGGGTCGAAGCCGATTCCGTGTCCGAGAATGACCTGCTTGATCTCCTCTTCGACGATGCCGAAGGCGTCCATCTGTTCTGCGAGGGCTTTCTCCACGTCACCTTCACCACCGTGGTAGCCGCCGAGGTGGCGCTCGATGCCCTTGGTCAGCACGTCGAGATACCACATGTCGAGTTCGTTCTCGAGGAAGGCGATGTCCTCCCGTGGGTCGTGGCCCTCGGTGGCCTCACCTTCCAGGTCGGTCTCACCGGAGAAGTCGACGACGTGGACCAGGACGTCAGTCTCGTTCAGATCCGAGAGGAACTGGTTGCCCAGCCCCTTCCCCTCGTGGGCGCCCGGGATGAGTCCTGCCACGTCGACCAGTTTCACCGGAACGAACCGGGTGCCGTCGTCACAGTATCCCACACTCGGGGTACACGACTCCTCGAACTCTGGGGCCGCACACTCCACACGCACGTACGCCTCGCCGACAGTCGGGTCGATAGTCGTGAACGGGTAGGCCCCCTCGGGCACGTCGTTCATCGTCGCGGCGTTGAACAGCGTCGACTTCCCGACAGAGGGCTTGCCGACGAGACCGATCCGGTAACTCATTAGGAGTGCCGATGCGGTTGGCGCGGAAAAGCCGTGCCATCGCTTGCGCCCTCGACTGTGAACATCACACACGGCCAGAGCGACGTGGCTTTGGCCAACGGTGTGAAAGGATCCCTAATGACTGATGACGCTGTGGAGGGCCCAGACACGTTCGGCGTCGGGATTCACGTGACAGACGAGGAGCTCCGCGTTGTCGTCCGGGTTCCGTCGAGCATCAGTTCCGGATGGACGAGTCAGGAACAGTTTCAGTCGCTCGTCCAGCAGGTGGTCTGGGACCGGCTCGAGCAGGAACAGACGCTACGAGCCGTCGCCGCGACGACCTCGCCTGGCGAAACAGCGAATCTGGGTACTGTGACTCTCCAGCCGGATGGACGCGTCGTTGAGTCATCGCTCGAGGTTCCGGAGCCGAACTGACGTTACGACTCCGCTAGCGATTCCGCAGCGAGTCCCAGGCGGGCCGCGCGGTCGGGATCATAACTGCGGCAGGCGTAGCGGTTGGGGCCGTTCGTCTCTCCGCGGAGACTGAGTACGTCGAGGCAAGCCAGGCCGGAAAGGGTCATGCCGAGCATCCGCGGTGAGAGCTCTGTTTCGACAGCTCCGTGGAGCTGTTTGGCTTGGGGATAGTTTCGACTGGTCGCTTCGATGGCGCTGACCGCCTCACGCCAGTAGCGCTGGACGTATCCGAACGTCGCTGGGTCCTCGGCTCGAAGCCGCGAGACTGCAGCGATGGCACTGGCGGGCGGCTCTGGTCTGCCGACAGTCTCACCGAGGCAGTTCTGTAGTTCGACAACTGCCCGTGGGCCAGTCGTCTCCGGGTCGGCCGAGACAACAACGCCTGGCGAATTCGAACCATCGAGCATTTGCTCGAACAGGTCGATCACGCCAGCCAGACCCGCATCAGCGAGCATGGTTTCAATCGATTCGATGAAAATGACGGTGTCCGCGTTCTCTGCCGCCCAGCGATCGAGGTGTTCGGAGAGCATGTCGATGAGGGCTGTCACATCAACTGGGCGTTGGACAGTGGACAACGCTAACTCATCGCTGACGACATGCGTCTCGTGGGTATCCACAGCACTCCCTCGAACCATCTCGTAATACTCAATCAACCCGACCTGTCCACTGCCGGTGGTCGTGCGCTCCCACTGGGGATACCACTCGTCGACAGTCGAATCCGTCAACACTGCGAGCACGTTCCGGTCGGCCGCACGAGCGTGTAGCTCCTGCAGGCCGCGTTCCGCTCCGAACGCCAGAAATCCTGGCTCGTCGGACACGCAGTGCATGTTGTGAGTTACGTATAGCCACACGATAATAAAAATACTGAAGTCAGCAGTATGAAACGCCGCTCCGTGGAAATTACCCGCTTCCGGGTCGTTGGGAGTGTTATGCCACTGCTGTTTTCGCGAATCAGGGATGGCGCCCTCGACCGTGCGCTCGCCGAACCGGCGAACGCACGTATGCATCTGGCGTTTGCCGGTGCTGTCGACGCCGTCGAAGCAGGATCCGAGCGGCTGCCCGTGCCTTTGCTGCTCTCGATGGGTACTGCCCACCGCAGCGCGCCGAGCCGTCGACGAGCAGACTACCGAGCTCGTCCGTGGTGCGGCTCTCGCGGTTCAGTACCGGAACATGACCGTTGGTGAAGCAGCGGCTTTGGCTGATCTCCCGGTCACCGTCGTTTCGGATGCTGTAGAAACCGGGCGCTGTCGCTCCTCAGTCTGTAAATGAGTGTTCGACGAGCGAAGTGCTCGTCGAAGCTAATGGACCGCAATGAATGGAGAGACGGCGAATCAGGGTTTCCAGCGGCTCGCGCACGCCAGTACTGGCTGACACGTGGGTGAGCTTAACTTCCGTGTTCGGGATGGGTACGGGTGCTGCCTCACCACTCTGGCCGTCTCACGCCGAGTCGTGGAGTCGAACCACGATGACACCAATCTCGGTGTGGGTCGTTCTGACCGTGTGTATGTGTAGTCCAGTTCGCACCTGGACCCGTTCAATACGGGTGCAGTGCAGAGATATTCAATATCCGATTACCGGATGAATGATGGCTTCGGTCTGTTAGTGCTCGCGGACTCAACGCCTCGTTGCCTTGGCGCGTACATCCCGAGTCTATCTAACTCGTCTTCTACGAGTGACCTCAACGGTACTTCGTTTCCAAGTGGGTTTCGAGCTTAGATGCGTTCAGCTCTTACCCCGTGCGGCGTGGCTGCCCGGCAGTGCCTTCTCAGACAACCGGTACACCAGTGGCCACCAATCGTAGTTCCTCTCGTACTATACGATCGTTCTCGTCAAGTACCATAACACCCCCAATAGATAGCAGCCGACCTGTCTCACGACGGTCTAAACCCAGCTCACGACCTCCTTTAATAGGCGAACAACCTCACCCTTGCCCGCTTCTGCACGGGCAGGATGGAGGGAACCGACATCGAGGTAGCAAGCCACCCGGTCGATATGTGCTCTTGCGGGTGACGACTCTGTTATCCCTAAGGTAGCTTTTCTGTCAGCAACCTGGCCCATCAAGGACCATGGTTGGTTCGCTAAACCACGCTTTCGCGTCAGCGTCACTCGTTGGGAATGACACTGTCAGACTTCCGTATGCTCTTGCGCTCTTCCTCGGGTTCCCGACCCGAGTGAGGAAATCTTGGGGCGCGCTCGATATCTTTTCGAGCGCGTACCGCCCCAGTCAAACTGCCCGGCTACCGGTGTCCTCCGCCAGGAGTGAGAGTCGCAGTCACTACCGGGTAGTATTTCAGTGATGGCTCGGTGGCCCGCTAGCGCGGGTACCTGTGTAATGCCTCCTACCTATCCTGCACAGTAGCGACCACGTCTCAGCGACAGCCTGCAGTAAAGCTCTATAGGGTCTTCGCTTCCCCTTGGGGGTCTCCAGACTCCGCACTGGAACGTACAGTTCACCGGGTCCAACGTTGGGACAGTGGCGCTCTCGTTGATCCATTCATGCAAGCCGCTACTGAAGCGGCAAGGTACTACGCTACCTTAAGAGGGTCATAGTTACCCCCGCCGTTGACGGGTCCTTCGTCCTCTTGTACGAGGTGTTCAGATACCCGCACTGGGCAGGATTCAGTGACCGTACGAGTCCTTGCGGATTTGCGGTCACCTGTGTTGTTACTAGACAGTCGGAGCGCCCAAGACACTGCGACCTGCCCCGTGTGGGGCAGGCATTCCTTATTGCGAACGTACGGAACTAACTTGCCGAATTCCCTAACGTCGGTTGTCCCGACAGGCCGCGCCTTGCTCTGGCAGAGTACCTGTGTCGGATCTCGGTACGGATGCCATACTCCCTTTTCACGGACTCCTGGTAACACCATCTTTCGCTATCTCGAGCTTCGCTCGCTTCGTACCGTTACGGTTTCCACGAGCTTCCTCAATTTGACTG is a window of halophilic archaeon DL31 DNA encoding:
- a CDS encoding GTPase of unknown function domain protein (PFAM: GTPase of unknown function C-terminal; GTP-binding protein, HSR1-related; TGS~KEGG: hbo:Hbor_14600 hypothetical protein), which encodes MSYRIGLVGKPSVGKSTLFNAATMNDVPEGAYPFTTIDPTVGEAYVRVECAAPEFEESCTPSVGYCDDGTRFVPVKLVDVAGLIPGAHEGKGLGNQFLSDLNETDVLVHVVDFSGETDLEGEATEGHDPREDIAFLENELDMWYLDVLTKGIERHLGGYHGGEGDVEKALAEQMDAFGIVEEEIKQVILGHGIGFDPEEWDDDEREELAREIRKRTKPVVIAANKMDTPAAQTNWEEITSEERYDHLDFVSVSAHAEKSLKTAAEAGVVDYTPGEAAFDIVGDISGEQERGLEQIRKFMEAFDGTGVQDVLETALFDTLDCVAVFPGSANGSTDEKGVFRDCFVLPEHSTVEDFAYTLHSDIGEGLLHGLDCRSGRQVGSDHKLEDRDVVEIITTG
- a CDS encoding hypothetical protein (KEGG: hla:Hlac_1522 hypothetical protein); its protein translation is MHTCVRRFGERTVEGAIPDSRKQQWHNTPNDPEAGNFHGAAFHTADFSIFIIVWLYVTHNMHCVSDEPGFLAFGAERGLQELHARAADRNVLAVLTDSTVDEWYPQWERTTTGSGQVGLIEYYEMVRGSAVDTHETHVVSDELALSTVQRPVDVTALIDMLSEHLDRWAAENADTVIFIESIETMLADAGLAGVIDLFEQMLDGSNSPGVVVSADPETTGPRAVVELQNCLGETVGRPEPPASAIAAVSRLRAEDPATFGYVQRYWREAVSAIEATSRNYPQAKQLHGAVETELSPRMLGMTLSGLACLDVLSLRGETNGPNRYACRSYDPDRAARLGLAAESLAES
- a CDS encoding hypothetical protein (KEGG: hbo:Hbor_14610 hypothetical protein), with product MTDDAVEGPDTFGVGIHVTDEELRVVVRVPSSISSGWTSQEQFQSLVQQVVWDRLEQEQTLRAVAATTSPGETANLGTVTLQPDGRVVESSLEVPEPN